In Musa acuminata AAA Group cultivar baxijiao chromosome BXJ3-9, Cavendish_Baxijiao_AAA, whole genome shotgun sequence, a single genomic region encodes these proteins:
- the LOC135649597 gene encoding uncharacterized protein LOC135649597 gives MQSSGEQKRHREDSDESESPEVKRLRADLLLDMLDDDPGAGNQDLESVIRSLEKEIAYPSPHSKLQHEPSVSAGQPELGYLLEASDDELGLPPTAAASSVDEDVGAAEAAGLGAVPEPEGVGFGQIWGFEDPIESYGGFGLEREMAMVADEDGLVFDYPEEVASGPYDPSDLLWRPESLPAG, from the coding sequence atgcagAGCTCCGGTGAGCAGAAGCGCCATCGCGAGGACTCCGACGAGTCGGAGTCGCCGGAGGTCAAGCGCCTCCGGGCAGATCTTCTCCTCGACATGCTTGATGACGATCCCGGCGCTGGTAACCAGGACCTCGAGTCGGTCATCAGGAGCTTGGAGAAGGAGATCGCCTATCCGTCGCCTCATTCCAAGCTACAGCACGAGCCGTCGGTCTCGGCGGGACAGCCCGAACTCGGGTATCTCTTAGAGGCCTCCGACGACGAGCTCGGCCTCCCGCCGACCGCAGCCGCTTCGTCGGTGGACGAGGATGTAGGAGCCGCTGaagcggcggggctgggagccgtgCCGGAGCCGGAGGGAGTCGGGTTTGGGCAGATTTGGGGTTTTGAAGATCCGATCGAGAGCTACGGGGGGTTCGGCCTGGAGAGAGAGATGGCGATGGTGGCGGACGAGGACGGGCTGGTGTTCGACTACCCCGAGGAGGTAGCATCGGGGCCATATGATCCGTCTGATCTCTTGTGGCGCCCGGAGTCGCTTCCCGCCGGCTGA
- the LOC135649595 gene encoding protein ROOT PRIMORDIUM DEFECTIVE 1-like yields MLRTSILQKVSSPTLNEMCCFVPFDCSIQKRWKKPVDSAQTRLENRTRDLKLDKLMNQLKKLRSVMGVHELMAKRRGHYTSVQLLSRWKHMVGLNTEIGDFLHKYPHIFETYIHPVKKNLCCKLSQKMIDLIAEEARVIRASEFTVVQRLRKLLMMSTLGTLNLHALWLSRRELGLPDDFRDSVIPKYPDCFRVELPDTLVLISRDASLAEAEIEKWREKEYREKWLGEHETKYAFPIQFPTGFKIEKGSRERLKNWQMLPYTKPYEKKHVIRICNVLRFEKCAVGILHEFLSLTMEKMVEVERLSHYRRDFSMEVNVRELILKHPGIFYISTKGSTQTVFLREAYSKGCLIEPNPVYAVRRKMLDLVSLGCRNTNQKRRLEQLDERCDKQYNGDLVAQMAECHDEEHIMEDLCSSSLHADEEDAE; encoded by the coding sequence ATGCTACGAACAAGCATATTGCAGAAGGTTTCTTCTCCCACATTGAACGAGATGTGCTGCTTTGTCCCATTTGACTGCAGCATACAGAAAAGATGGAAGAAACCAGTGGATTCTGCACAAACTCGTCTGGAGAACAGAACAAGAGATCTCAAGCTTGACAAGCTGATGAATCAGTTGAAGAAGCTAAGGTCGGTAATGGGAGTTCATGAGCTAATGGCAAAACGTAGGGGTCACTACACATCCGTTCAGCTCCTCTCTAGATGGAAACACATGGTTGGCTTGAATACAGAAATAGGTGACTTTCTTCACAAGTATCCCCATATTTTTGAGACGTACATTCACCCTGTTAAGAAGAATCTTTGTTGCAAACTCAGCCAAAAGATGATCGATTTGATTGCGGAGGAAGCTAGGGTCATTAGAGCATCTGAATTCACTGTTGTTCAGCGTTTGAGGAAGCTTCTGATGATGTCAACTCTTGGAACGTTGAACCTCCATGCACTATGGCTTTCAAGGAGGGAGTTGGGATTGCCGGATGATTTCAGGGATTCAGTGATTCCAAAGTATCCAGATTGTTTTAGAGTTGAACTTCCTGATACCTTGGTACTCATCTCTCGAGATGCAAGTTTGGCTGAAGCTGAGATTGAGAAATGGAGGGAGAAAGAGTACAGAGAGAAATGGTTGGGTGAGCACGAAACCAAGTATGCTTTTCCAATTCAGTTTCCTACAGGTTTTAAGATCGAAAAAGGATCGAGAGAAAGGCTGAAGAACTGGCAGATGCTTCCTTACACAAAGCCTTATGAGAAGAAGCATGTTATCAGGATTTGCAATGTTCTGCGTTTTGAGAAATGTGCTGTCGGCATTCTTCATGAATTTCTGAGTTTGACAATGGAGAAGATGGTTGAGGTCGAAAGGTTGTCGCATTACAGAAGAGATTTTAGCATGGAAGTTAATGTGAGGGAGCTCATTCTTAAGCACCCAGGCATATTTTACATCTCCACCAAGGGGAGCACCCAAACCGTGTTTCTTAGAGAAGCTTACAGCAAAGGTTGTTTGATTGAGCCCAACCCTGTTTATGCAGTACGAAGGAAAATGTTGGACCTGGTTTCGCTGGGATGTAGAAATACCAACCAGAAGCGACGACTGGAGCAACTTGATGAGCGATGCGACAAGCAATATAATGGAGATCTGGTTGCTCAGATGGCAGAATGTCATGATGAAGAACATATCATGGAGGATCTCTGCAGCAGCAGTCTTCACGCTGATGAGGAAGATGCAGAGTGA
- the LOC103996591 gene encoding uncharacterized protein LOC103996591, whose translation MYTSIVACPSLHPSSFPARPSDRHAGPHLPNRQRSIEVAAGRDGYGWDYSGGGGLVDENMIVLRKRIHEMKMAERNYEAPSEWMDWEKRYYARYHADVSDILCLLQTLLMNTRPSVAIGLMAVLALSVPTSAILILFHLIQASKWILAGMHLG comes from the coding sequence ATGTATACTTCCATCGTCGCCTGCCCATCGCTCCACCCTTCCTCGTTTCCAGCCCGACCGTCGGACCGTCACGCCGGACCGCACCTTCCGAATCGGCAGAGATCGATCGAAGTCGCGGCAGGGAGGGACGGCTACGGATGGGACTACAGCGGCGGCGGCGGGCTTGTCGACGAGAATATGATCGTGCTCAGGAAGAGGATCCACGAGATGAAGATGGCCGAGAGGAATTATGAGGCGCCGTCGGAATGGATGGACTGGGAGAAGCGCTACTACGCCAGATACCACGCCGACGTCTCCGACATCCTGTGCTTGTTGCAGACCCTACTGATGAACACAAGGCCTAGCGTCGCCATCGGATTGATGGCGGTGCTTGCGTTGAGCGTTCCGACGTCGGCGATCTTGATCTTGTTCCATCTGATCCAGGCCTCGAAGTGGATTCTGGCCGGAATGCATCTCGGTTGA
- the LOC103996592 gene encoding uncharacterized protein LOC103996592 produces the protein MAIFSFRPPSLSPSPLPQPKRCPFLTPPIAPLSVASEPRRRRILRPGAAAPEIGALEEDQRSTVPLPKEESGVAASVKVLKAAAKTRKVSAPEVLAALAVIKKEKANPSSFLETLGGTESPGRTWMLIFTAQGRLEKGRYFPVTAVQRFDAAAKRIENGVYLGPIGCLTFEGKFSWKNRMLAFIFENIRIKVGLLGPLQINLGQAEREPTTKDPFFIWLYIDEEIAVAQGRGGGIAYWCRCHRVT, from the exons ATGGCAATTTTCTCCTTCCGTCCGCCCTCGCTCTCGCCCTCTCCTCTCCCCCAACCCAAGCGTTGTCCTTTCCTCACACCCCCAATCGCTCCTCTTTCCGTTGCCTCAGAGCCTCGCCGCCGCCGGATCCTGCGGCCGGGGGCAGCCGCGCCGGAGATCGGAGCCCTAGAGGAGGACCAGAGGAGCACTGTGCCCTTGCCCAAGGAGGAATCG GGCGTGGCGGCCAGCGTGAAGGTTCTGAAGGCGGCGGCGAAGACCAGGAAGGTCTCGGCGCCTGAAGTCCTCGCTGCCCTGGCAGTGATCAAGAAGGAGAAGGCTAACCCGTCCTCGTTTCTTGAAACCCTCGGAGGGACAGAGTCGCCGGGGAGGACTTGGATGCTTATCTTCACCGCCCAG GGTCGGCTGGAGAAGGGTCGATATTTCCCAGTCACTGCAGTTCAGCGATTTGACGCAGCG GCAAAAAGGATTGAGAATGGAGTATATCTGGGGCCTATTGGATGTCTGACTTTTGAGGGCAAATTTTCATGGAAGAACAGAATGTtggcattcatttttgagaacATCCGTATAAAGGTTGGGCTACTTGGTCCGTTGCAAATTAATCTGGGACAAGCAGAAAGGGAGCCCACTACCAAAGATCCCTTCTTCATTTGGTTGTATATAGATGAGGAAATTGCAGTTGCACAAGGTAGAGGTGGAGGCATCGCATATTGGTGCCGATGTCATCGTGTCACATAG
- the LOC103996593 gene encoding beta-1,2-xylosyltransferase XYXT1 isoform X1 has product MGSQAKLLRSFTRVEPQTLSFVIFAGCFLISMALLAGSAGSLVSLPSLSSWLSAHTTPPVSGAQENPGPQHPHPGKPILEYLLLSNHRRAHPDLGGRWGLSSPSSKPEIKQLNLLKRGTMNIVVPRPFCLRWDLTISEDGTDTNEEPQRKPLCDTSDRRADICDMEGDVRVRATSSSVFFVTSSDRNASELQQSWRIKPHPRKGDHAALSRLTELSVGYSSTHQEDVPKCDVKSSVPAIIFATGGYMGNFFHETTDLVVPLYITSHKFDGEVQFLISDMLPWWIAKYELLLKKLSRYEIIDFNRDPLVRCYPRVIVGITFHKDMSIDPARSGGVTMFDFGRFIRSAYSLERETAIVLGEKQEEKKKKKPRLVIIARKSTRKFSNVDEIARMAEWQGFEPVIAEIKKNQSLGEFARVVNSCDAMMGVHGAGLTNLIFLPTNAVVIQVVPLGGLETYCWSDYGVPALEMKMRYLQYSISVTESSLVDRYGITDPAITNPQAILAQKDGWRNWTSIYFFNQDVRLDVSRFSSILVHARQLLHR; this is encoded by the exons ATGGGGAGCCAGGCAAAGTTGTTGAGGAGTTTCACCAGGGTAGAACCTCAGACTCTGAGTTTTGTCATCTTCGCGGGATGCTTTCTCATCTCCATGGCCCTTCTTGCGGGGTCTGCCGGCTCTCTTGTCTCCCTTCCAAGTC TGAGTTCGTGGCTGTCAGCTCACACGACTCCTCCTGTCTCTGGGGCCCAAGAAAATCCCGGTCCTCAACACCCACACCCAGGTAAGCCAATTCTCGAATACCTTCTCCTCTCGAATCATCGCCGGGCACACCCAGATCTAGGAGGGAGGTGGGGACTCTCATCCCCGTCATCCAAGCCGGAAATTAAGCAGTTGAATCTGCTGAAACGAGGCACCATGAACATAGTTGTTCCAAGACCCTTTTGCTTGCGTTGGGACCTAACAATCTCAG AAGATGGAACCGACACAAACGAGGAGCCACAGAGAAAGCCCTTGTGCGATACGTCGGACCGAAGAGCTGATATTTGTGACATGGAGGGCGATGTCAGGGTCCGTGCTACCTCCTCATCCGTCTTCTTTGTTACTTCCTCGGATCGGAACGCTTCGGAACTCCAGCAATCATGGCGGATAAAGCCTCATCCTCGGAAGGGAGACCATGCTGCATTATCTCGGCTCACCGAATTGTCTGTAGGTTATTCGAGTACTCACCAAGAAGATGTTCCCAAATGCGACGTCAAGAGCTCGGTTCCGGCCATCATCTTTGCGACCGGAGGTTACATGGGCAACTTCTTCCACGAAACCACCGATCTGGTCGTCCCCCTATATATAACATCGCATAAATTCGATGGGGAAGTTCAGTTTCTGATAAGTGACATGCTCCCGTGGTGGATCGCCAAATACGAACTACTACTGAAGAAGCTTTCTCGTTATGAGATCATCGATTTCAACAGGGATCCTCTGGTTCGTTGTTATCCTCGAGTCATAGTGGGCATCACGTTCCACAAGGACATGAGCATCGATCCTGCAAGATCTGGTGGTGTCACCATGTTCGACTTTGGGCGATTTATAAGGAGCGCCTACTCGCTGGAGCGGGAGACAGCGATCGTGCTGGGGGAAAagcaagaggagaagaagaagaagaagccaagaCTCGTAATTATCGCGAGGAAGAGcacaagaaaattcagcaacgtcgATGAGATCGCTCGAATGGCAGAATGGCAGGGCTTCGAACCAGTGATAGCGGAGatcaagaagaaccaaagtttGGGGGAATTTGCGCGCGTAGTGAACTCATGTGATGCTATGATGGGAGTGCACGGCGCCGGGCTCACCAATCTTATATTCCTTCCCACCAATGCGGTAGTAATCCAAGTCGTTCCTCTGGGTGGATTGGAGACGTACTGTTGGTCCGACTACGGAGTGCCGGCGTTGGAGATGAAGATGAGGTACTTGCAATACAGCATTAGTGTCACGGAGAGCTCGCTGGTGGACAGGTACGGCATTACCGATCCGGCGATCACAAATCCGCAAGCCATTCTGGCTCAGAAGGATGGTTGGCGGAATTGGACCTCTATATACTTCTTCAATCAAGATGTAAGGCTTGACGTGAGCAGATTCAGTAGCATTCTCGTGCATGCTCGCCAGCTTCTTCATCGGTAG
- the LOC103996593 gene encoding alpha-1,3-arabinosyltransferase XAT2 isoform X2, translating into MGSQAKLLRSFTRVEPQTLSFVIFAGCFLISMALLAGSAGSLVSLPSLSSWLSAHTTPPVSGAQENPGPQHPHPEDGTDTNEEPQRKPLCDTSDRRADICDMEGDVRVRATSSSVFFVTSSDRNASELQQSWRIKPHPRKGDHAALSRLTELSVGYSSTHQEDVPKCDVKSSVPAIIFATGGYMGNFFHETTDLVVPLYITSHKFDGEVQFLISDMLPWWIAKYELLLKKLSRYEIIDFNRDPLVRCYPRVIVGITFHKDMSIDPARSGGVTMFDFGRFIRSAYSLERETAIVLGEKQEEKKKKKPRLVIIARKSTRKFSNVDEIARMAEWQGFEPVIAEIKKNQSLGEFARVVNSCDAMMGVHGAGLTNLIFLPTNAVVIQVVPLGGLETYCWSDYGVPALEMKMRYLQYSISVTESSLVDRYGITDPAITNPQAILAQKDGWRNWTSIYFFNQDVRLDVSRFSSILVHARQLLHR; encoded by the exons ATGGGGAGCCAGGCAAAGTTGTTGAGGAGTTTCACCAGGGTAGAACCTCAGACTCTGAGTTTTGTCATCTTCGCGGGATGCTTTCTCATCTCCATGGCCCTTCTTGCGGGGTCTGCCGGCTCTCTTGTCTCCCTTCCAAGTC TGAGTTCGTGGCTGTCAGCTCACACGACTCCTCCTGTCTCTGGGGCCCAAGAAAATCCCGGTCCTCAACACCCACACCCAG AAGATGGAACCGACACAAACGAGGAGCCACAGAGAAAGCCCTTGTGCGATACGTCGGACCGAAGAGCTGATATTTGTGACATGGAGGGCGATGTCAGGGTCCGTGCTACCTCCTCATCCGTCTTCTTTGTTACTTCCTCGGATCGGAACGCTTCGGAACTCCAGCAATCATGGCGGATAAAGCCTCATCCTCGGAAGGGAGACCATGCTGCATTATCTCGGCTCACCGAATTGTCTGTAGGTTATTCGAGTACTCACCAAGAAGATGTTCCCAAATGCGACGTCAAGAGCTCGGTTCCGGCCATCATCTTTGCGACCGGAGGTTACATGGGCAACTTCTTCCACGAAACCACCGATCTGGTCGTCCCCCTATATATAACATCGCATAAATTCGATGGGGAAGTTCAGTTTCTGATAAGTGACATGCTCCCGTGGTGGATCGCCAAATACGAACTACTACTGAAGAAGCTTTCTCGTTATGAGATCATCGATTTCAACAGGGATCCTCTGGTTCGTTGTTATCCTCGAGTCATAGTGGGCATCACGTTCCACAAGGACATGAGCATCGATCCTGCAAGATCTGGTGGTGTCACCATGTTCGACTTTGGGCGATTTATAAGGAGCGCCTACTCGCTGGAGCGGGAGACAGCGATCGTGCTGGGGGAAAagcaagaggagaagaagaagaagaagccaagaCTCGTAATTATCGCGAGGAAGAGcacaagaaaattcagcaacgtcgATGAGATCGCTCGAATGGCAGAATGGCAGGGCTTCGAACCAGTGATAGCGGAGatcaagaagaaccaaagtttGGGGGAATTTGCGCGCGTAGTGAACTCATGTGATGCTATGATGGGAGTGCACGGCGCCGGGCTCACCAATCTTATATTCCTTCCCACCAATGCGGTAGTAATCCAAGTCGTTCCTCTGGGTGGATTGGAGACGTACTGTTGGTCCGACTACGGAGTGCCGGCGTTGGAGATGAAGATGAGGTACTTGCAATACAGCATTAGTGTCACGGAGAGCTCGCTGGTGGACAGGTACGGCATTACCGATCCGGCGATCACAAATCCGCAAGCCATTCTGGCTCAGAAGGATGGTTGGCGGAATTGGACCTCTATATACTTCTTCAATCAAGATGTAAGGCTTGACGTGAGCAGATTCAGTAGCATTCTCGTGCATGCTCGCCAGCTTCTTCATCGGTAG
- the LOC103996593 gene encoding alpha-1,3-arabinosyltransferase XAT2 isoform X3 — translation MDYWEDGTDTNEEPQRKPLCDTSDRRADICDMEGDVRVRATSSSVFFVTSSDRNASELQQSWRIKPHPRKGDHAALSRLTELSVGYSSTHQEDVPKCDVKSSVPAIIFATGGYMGNFFHETTDLVVPLYITSHKFDGEVQFLISDMLPWWIAKYELLLKKLSRYEIIDFNRDPLVRCYPRVIVGITFHKDMSIDPARSGGVTMFDFGRFIRSAYSLERETAIVLGEKQEEKKKKKPRLVIIARKSTRKFSNVDEIARMAEWQGFEPVIAEIKKNQSLGEFARVVNSCDAMMGVHGAGLTNLIFLPTNAVVIQVVPLGGLETYCWSDYGVPALEMKMRYLQYSISVTESSLVDRYGITDPAITNPQAILAQKDGWRNWTSIYFFNQDVRLDVSRFSSILVHARQLLHR, via the exons ATGGACTATTGGG AAGATGGAACCGACACAAACGAGGAGCCACAGAGAAAGCCCTTGTGCGATACGTCGGACCGAAGAGCTGATATTTGTGACATGGAGGGCGATGTCAGGGTCCGTGCTACCTCCTCATCCGTCTTCTTTGTTACTTCCTCGGATCGGAACGCTTCGGAACTCCAGCAATCATGGCGGATAAAGCCTCATCCTCGGAAGGGAGACCATGCTGCATTATCTCGGCTCACCGAATTGTCTGTAGGTTATTCGAGTACTCACCAAGAAGATGTTCCCAAATGCGACGTCAAGAGCTCGGTTCCGGCCATCATCTTTGCGACCGGAGGTTACATGGGCAACTTCTTCCACGAAACCACCGATCTGGTCGTCCCCCTATATATAACATCGCATAAATTCGATGGGGAAGTTCAGTTTCTGATAAGTGACATGCTCCCGTGGTGGATCGCCAAATACGAACTACTACTGAAGAAGCTTTCTCGTTATGAGATCATCGATTTCAACAGGGATCCTCTGGTTCGTTGTTATCCTCGAGTCATAGTGGGCATCACGTTCCACAAGGACATGAGCATCGATCCTGCAAGATCTGGTGGTGTCACCATGTTCGACTTTGGGCGATTTATAAGGAGCGCCTACTCGCTGGAGCGGGAGACAGCGATCGTGCTGGGGGAAAagcaagaggagaagaagaagaagaagccaagaCTCGTAATTATCGCGAGGAAGAGcacaagaaaattcagcaacgtcgATGAGATCGCTCGAATGGCAGAATGGCAGGGCTTCGAACCAGTGATAGCGGAGatcaagaagaaccaaagtttGGGGGAATTTGCGCGCGTAGTGAACTCATGTGATGCTATGATGGGAGTGCACGGCGCCGGGCTCACCAATCTTATATTCCTTCCCACCAATGCGGTAGTAATCCAAGTCGTTCCTCTGGGTGGATTGGAGACGTACTGTTGGTCCGACTACGGAGTGCCGGCGTTGGAGATGAAGATGAGGTACTTGCAATACAGCATTAGTGTCACGGAGAGCTCGCTGGTGGACAGGTACGGCATTACCGATCCGGCGATCACAAATCCGCAAGCCATTCTGGCTCAGAAGGATGGTTGGCGGAATTGGACCTCTATATACTTCTTCAATCAAGATGTAAGGCTTGACGTGAGCAGATTCAGTAGCATTCTCGTGCATGCTCGCCAGCTTCTTCATCGGTAG
- the LOC103996594 gene encoding beta-1,2-xylosyltransferase XYXT1, translating to MGLNKTIVRNMSRIEARKLGLALLVGCCIVILTYFVSMSETTVDQQLSVAYRVGTVEVVDGKISLQKPERLRKEEGGHGNTAEEKVHHTNFSAISPITAKEEKRESEKPKDEEILPPKREAERSQTMKPQVVEPICDFSDPRTEFCEMKGDVRIHGKSSSVVFVSPHQRSNEWKIMPYVRKQMGNVEKVSVRTASSPGGVPECTINRSVPAIVFALGGFTGNYYHDFTDVLLPLFLTARQFDGEVQFLITNIQVWWLHKYDPIIKRLTRYEFVDLDDSNQVLCHPHVMVGLRFHNDLTIQPARAPNGYSMLDFTAFLRSAYSLQKAHAISLREHPDRKPRLLLVARNGTRRFTNVPEIVQMAEGLNYEVVRADADFGDVAGFAGVVNSCDVIMGVHGAGLTNLVFLPTNAVLIQIVPCCELEGMATHTFGFPSMGAGLNYLEYNISVEESTLSEKYPREHPVFTDPQSLHKQGWFKMGKIYLVKQNVKLDVNRFRPFLVRAMDLLGR from the exons ATGGGGCTTAACAAGACCATAGTAAGGAACATGAGCCGGATCGAAGCGCGGAAGCTCGGCTTGGCGTTGCTGGTAGGATGCTGCATAGTCATATTGACATATTTCGTTTCCATGTCGGAGACCACCG TTGATCAGCAGCTTTCCGTAGCCTACAGGGTTGGCACTGTCGAGGTGGTGGACGGCAAAATTAGTCTACAGAAGCCAG AAAGATTAAGGAAAGAGGAGGGTGGACATGGAAATACTGCAGAGGAGAAGGTCCACCACACCAATTTTTCTGCTATTTCCCCCATCACTGCCAAGGAAGAGAAAAGAGAGTCCGAGAAACCAA AAGATGAAGAGATTCTCCCTCCTAAAAGAGAGGCTGAAAGGTCTCAGACGATGAAGCCCCAAGTGGTGGAGCCGATATGCGATTTCTCGGATCCAAGAACGGAATTCTGTGAGATGAAAGGTGACGTTCGCATCCACGGGAAGTCTTCGTCGGTGGTGTTTGTTTCTCCGCACCAGCGAAGCAACGAGTGGAAGATCATGCCTTACGTCCGAAAGCAAATGGGAAACGTGGAGAAAGTATCGGTTAGAACAGCGAGCAGCCCCGGAGGCGTCCCCGAATGCACCATCAATCGATCCGTCCCCGCCATCGTGTTTGCGCTGGGTGGATTCACGGGAAACTACTACCACGACTTCACCGATGTGCTGCTCCCTCTGTTCTTGACCGCACGGCAATTCGACGGAGAAGTCCAGTTTCTCATCACCAACATTCAAGTTTGGTGGCTCCACAAATACGATCCGATTATTAAGAGGCTCACGCGATACGAGTTCGTCGATCTCGACGACAGCAATCAGGTCCTCTGCCACCCACATGTGATGGTCGGCCTCCGCTTCCACAATGACTTGACGATCCAACCTGCACGAGCTCCCAACGGGTATTCTATGCTCGACTTCACCGCGTTTTTGAGGTCGGCTTACTCCCTGCAGAAAGCGCACGCCATCAGCCTGAGGGAACACCCCGACAGGAAGCCGAGGCTTCTCCTCGTAGCGAGGAACGGTACTCGAAGGTTCACCAACGTGCCGGAGATCGTCCAAATGGCGGAGGGGTTGAACTACGAGGTGGTGCGTGCGGACGCAGACTTCGGGGACGTGGCTGGGTTTGCCGGTGTGGTGAACTCTTGTGATGTGATCATGGGTGTGCACGGTGCCGGGCTCACCAACCTCGTGTTCCTGCCCACGAATGCGGTGCTCATCCAGATAGTGCCTTGCTGCGAGCTGGAGGGCATGGCCACGCACACCTTTGGATTCCCGTCCATGGGAGCCGGGCTGAACTACTTGGAGTACAACATCAGCGTGGAGGAGAGCACACTGTCAGAGAAGTATCCCAGAGAGCATCCCGTGTTTACGGACCCTCAGTCGCTCCACAAGCAGGGATGGTTCAAGATGGGGAAGATCTACTTGGTTAAACAAAACGTAAAGCTCGATGTGAACAGGTTCAGGCCTTTCTTGGTGAGAGCCATGGACCTTCTCGGTCGCTAG
- the LOC135649495 gene encoding alpha-1,3-arabinosyltransferase XAT3-like — translation MAKAFRNLNRRAKPQKYGVALVAVFILVALTYVTRTRTTSMRFSLGGFVTPEKKPICDTSNRKSDICEADGDVRIMGKDTRMVFVAGGGGESWAIKPYARKWDAGSGARVREVTLKLVDGYAQDRRCSVNHTVPAMVFAIGGWTGNYFHDFVDVLVPLFETAYHFGGEVQFLIANLNRAWMDKYQLFFKKLSRYEIIEYDDDDAIRCFKHVTLGLRCTSAEDFQMEPSKSPHGYTMFDFAKFARGAFSLERDYASRMGEETDKKPRLMVITRATTRRFMNVEEIVRMAEEVGYQVVVTEGDPDVSKFSRIVNSCDVLMGVHGSALTNMVFLPTNAVVIQVVPWGNLDWIAGHYFRDPSDQMKLNYLEYSISEEETTLTELYPREHAVFKDPMSLHPQNADWDTFSRIFLKEQNVKLDVTRFRAYLERALRILRHRRGE, via the exons ATGGCGAAGGCGTTCAGGAACCTTAACCGCCGAGCGAAGCCTCAGAAATATGGCGTGGCATTGGTTGCGGTGTTCATTCTGGTGGCGCTGACCTACGTTACGAGGACGAGGACTACCAGCATGCGCTTCTCTCTTG GTGGATTTGTGACGCCTGAGAAGAAGCCCATTTGTGATACGTCCAACAGGAAATCCGACATCTGTGAAGCAGACGGCGATGTTAGAATCATGGGCAAAGATACCAGGATGGTGTTTGTCGCCGGAGGAGGAGGCGAATCGTGGGCGATCAAGCCTTATGCTCGTAAATGGGACGCCGGATCAGGTGCTCGTGTTCGGGAGGTGACCTTGAAACTGGTCGATGGGTACGCCCAAGACAGGCGCTGCTCCGTCAACCACACCGTCCCTGCAATGGTTTTTGCGATCGGTGGATGGACCGGCAACTACTTCCACGACTTCGTCGACGTGCTTGTGCCTCTCTTCGAGACCGCCTACCACTTCGGCGGCGAGGTCCAGTTTCTCATAGCCAACCTGAACCGGGCATGGATGGACAAGTACCAACTCTTCTTCAAAAAGCTGTCTCGGTATGAGATCATCGagtacgacgacgacgacgccatCCGTTGCTTCAAGCATGTGACCCTGGGCCTGAGATGCACCAGCGCCGAGGACTTCCAAATGGAGCCCTCCAAATCGCCGCACGGGTACACCATGTTCGACTTCGCCAAGTTCGCCAGAGGCGCTTTCTCCCTCGAGAGAGACTACGCGTCGAGGATGGGTGAAGAGACCGACAAGAAGCCAAGGCTGATGGTCATAACCAGGGCCACGACACGAAGATTCATGAACGTGGAGGAGATTGTGAGGATGGCGGAAGAGGTGGGCTACCAAGTCGTGGTCACAGAGGGAGATCCTGACGTCTCCAAATTTTCGCGCATCGTCAACTCCTGCGACGTGTTGATGGGTGTTCACGGATCGGCGCTGACCAATATGGTGTTCCTGCCTACGAATGCTGTGGTGATCCAAGTAGTGCCATGGGGTAATCTGGACTGGATCGCCGGCCATTACTTCAGGGACCCGTCCGACCAAATGAAGCTGAACTACCTGGAATACAGTATCAGCGAAGAGGAAACCACTCTCACGGAGCTGTACCCGAGAGAGCACGCGGTGTTCAAGGACCCCATGTCGCTGCATCCTCAGAACGCGGATTGGGACACCTTCTCCAGGATCTTCCTCAAGGAGCAGAACGTGAAGCTTGATGTGACGAGGTTTAGGGCTTACCTGGAGCGTGCCCTTCGGATCCTCCGCCACCGGCGGGGAGAATGA